The genome window TTTCCACCGCTTGGGCATTAACCCATTTCAGCGCTCTTGCCATGCCGTACAACTTGTCTATGAACTGGGTATAGGCGTTAATCTCGTCCGGTTCTGTGGTCTTGGGGAACCAAGGGAAGCTGACCGTATCGCCGCTGATCACTAGCATCGGGGCATCCACACCGAAGGCTCTGCCGAACAGAGCGCCCTTGCTTTGAGCCAAGCGGTTCAAGTTCTCCAGCGCTTTATCGGTAAAGCTGTCCTTAGGCAGGGAAACCACAAAGCCGCTATGCGCTTGGTCGGCATTTTCCTCCGCTTCACCGACAAAACCTTGCTCGGCCAGATAGACAAGCAGCCGATTGACTGTTTCGCTATCCACCTCGCTATCGATATGGAGCGTCCCTTGCCTGTCGAGAAGGCACCCGCCAATTTCATAGGCGTAGCTTGGGACGCCTTGGTAGCGAGCCACTGTGTTTAATACTTCGCTGACCGTTTGCGCTAATTTTTGCCGTTCTTTGCCTTTGACGTTATAAGGGATTTTCATTTTCATACTGTAGCACCCGCCCTTCTGTTTGGTTACTACATATATGCCTCTGATTGGCACAGATAGCAAGGAGATTATTTGATAAACGGGAGGGGCTGGGTGATTCTCTGCCGCTTTTTGGCGGGAGAGCGCGTCCGGCCTTTCGCGTGAATTTTTCAAAAATCAAAAATCAAAAAATCGCAATCAAAACGAGGTTACGCCATGCTTTTCACAGGTTTTCCCTATGCCTTTTCGTGCTGAATACGAAACAATTCAGCGAAATTAGAACCCCCGAGCCACTGAAAACACTGGCTTTCGGGGGCAAACGGGGTATCCCCCCTGCGTAATTCTGCGATTTTTCGCGTGAAGGGGGGCGGCGGTCTGGGGGGTAAAGGCTGTAGAGATTGACAGGCCCCTACCGGAGTAGAATACTGACCTTCCCATTAGTACTATGAAAGATTATTAGCAATGTACCCTTTCTCCCAAAGCGATACTACAACATCCATCTGTCCATTATGTTTCTTTCCTAAATCATCGCCGAAAGATTTTAATACTTTAAACCACAGAGTTTGCTTGCTTTTAGCTAATTGGGGTTGCGCCCTGAGCAAATCAACTGCCACCGTGGCATACTTCCCATTTTTGCTATTAATCGCTTCTTCAACATCATAGTCATTGATGGCTGTACTGTTTAAAAAGCCGGCAGCGCACAAACCTAAGAATGCCTTACGTGGACATCCTTTCTTTCTACTACTAGCGCTTGCTATTACATTAATACACGCCAAATTCCAAGCCGCCAGCGGGGATAAATTCCCTTCAGCCATAAGCTTGGCACTAGAAACGGCAACTTCCCCGTACTGTCCCACAAGCGAACCTCCTGTCTATACCCGACTTTTATCTTACAAATCATTATCGCTGAATAATCTTTGAAAACCGATAAGGTTCCATTGCGTCTTTTGCTTTTTGTGAAAAGCTTATTCCCCATTCCGGTTCCGATATCAGTCCCGGATAGTCTTTGCCCTTAAAAGGATATATATCCTTACCCCACTCAATAGCAGGCACTAGGTATAGGATTTTTTCATCTTCGTTGTGGGGAATGTAAGTCACTGCCATAAATAAATCAGTGTCGCAAATATTGAATCTGCGTTTTTCCATGAAAACATAGCTGCCAATTTGCGATACTGCTCTAACTTTAATCCTCATAGTCCTGCCATTCAATGAGGCAATGAAATCAACGGGGCCTTTTGTTACAGGTGGCCTATCGATGGAAAAGCCATGACCTACAAAGATTTTTTCAGCAAATGTTATCCCAGCTTTGTTTATTTCATGCTTATTCATTTCTCTGCCCCCTAACATTTATAAACCCCGCGAAAAATGGGTTACAGCAATTCTTTGCTCAACTGGTTAATAAACAGTTCTTCTCTTTTTTCAACAAATTCCAGGAAATTGGAGAATGACAAATCAATATTCTTTGGTATGTAATGTTTCTTCTTATAATCGTCTACGGCATCGGCGGCTATAGTGTTCTTCATCCACACATCAAAATCGGTATTATTCTTCTCGATATTCGGTATGGCTTCTAAAAGCTGCAAATTCCCGATATAGTTATAGTTATCAAGGAAATCGCCTATATCGTCAGATTTTATTCCCCGCTTCTCCAGTTTCTTTTGCGTAAAAGCGCTCTTGGGGAATATGTGATCAATGTGGAAATTATTTCTCAAGTCCGCCCATGGATATAAAATCGACAGAATAACCAGAGTATCACCATGCCCATACTTGGTATAAAGTAGATTATTGATGTCTTCGTCCGTAAATACAAGAGTGCGATTAGTGCCTTTAAAGTGCTTGATTATCTCATCAAGTGGGAACTCTCCCGTAGTGTTCCTTTTTACAATATCTCTTATAGGCTTGAGAACGCCGTCTGGCATAAAACTGAACACACGCTTAAGCAACGATAAGGTAAACCATTTTTTAATTTTTGCTCTATCGCTAATTTTCGAACTGGAAACTTCAAAGTTATCTGGCAAACCAATATTTTTAAGATAACACGCAATAGGTATGATTAAATTGTTGGAAGTGATGTTTTCCCGGCTAAAGCCAAAACTAGCGATTAAGCGAACCGCATCCCGAATGGCTTTTGTTATATCATCCCAGTTATCTTCGATTTTCAGCATATTACTTCTATTGAAATTGTCTACTTTAAATGTTATATCCGTAAAATCGCTGAGAACCAAGCAAGCCTTTAACACAAAATCCTTGTTAACGTTAAATCCGTTGCCGATTTCATTGATTTCGTCCACAAACTTATTTATTTCTTCTCTGGCATCCCGTTTTTCCCATTGAGCCGTTGCAAACGAAAGCAATAAATCCGAATAGCTGAGCGTAGTGCCGCCGCTATTCACACGGATAAAAATATTCAGCACCTTGTCGAGTTCCTTGCTCTGTTCAAGGTAGTAACTTACAGTAGGATTAACATGAATTATGGCATATAGCTTAGACAACGCATCGTTCGCAAAGTCCATTTTCTCATTTGCAACATCTTTGCTGACAATGTTTTTTGACCAATATTTCATTACGTCAGATAAGCTTTTCATATCAAGCATATCTCCGACCTTAAACCAGTGATAGTCATCATCGTTGGCCTTGGCTTCACTATCCGTCAAAAACTCAAAATCATATTCATACTCTGCGTCCTCAGAGGGTTTTAGCAAATTCAGATATAGCTTTCTGGTGGGATAGGCTTGTTCATTATCCCACCGTTTATATGACAATTTATATGCGTAAGAGCCTTTTAGGCCTATGTATAACGAGGTTAATCGTTGCTGACCATCAAGAACAGCGATGATGTCTTCCGAGCCGCTTAAATCTGCCTTTTCATTATGCCTTTTATTGCGCTGGTGGTAGTCCCTTAAAAACTCATAAAACCGAAATTCTTTAATGTTCTCCCGGCTTACTTTCCAAAAAAGGAATGCGTTAATAGGATACTCCCGCATTAAGCTGTCAAACAGCTTTGTTATTTGATCTGTATCCCATACGAATTCTCGCTGAATTGACGGAAGCAGATATTTCTTTGCGTGTATTTCCGATATTACCTCGTTAATTGTCAGTGGCGTCTGGAATGCCATTTAAACTCCCCCCAACAAATATACCTATACCTAAAGTTTCCCTCTTGGTTAATCAAGAAAAACTCCTGCACATACGTGCTACATTACGCCCAATTGCCCGCTTCCACTCTGGTGCAATTGCATTACTCTCTGCCCGACAGCGTATTAGCAAATCATACAATAGTTCCGGATTCAAGCGGCCTTGGCAGCGGAATGCCTGTCCAAACATTTCAGCAAATTGTTCCAAAGTAAAAGGAACAATCCGAAGCGCGAGAGATGAATCATCATTTCTATACCAAACACCAATACGAAATGTTTCTGCAGTATTTGTGTCAATAGTGTTTGCAACAAATAAACCGTAAACCTCTTTGTCCGGATACTGATCAACATATTGCGCAACGTGCCGACGAACTGGTTCACCTTCAGCTGCTTCCTGTCGAGAAGACGAAGTCAAGGTAACTTCAACCACTAAAACGAACTCTTCAAATTCAAAAATCATGTCCGGGCCACCGCCGGGAGCCGTAAAGCGTGGACGAAAGTCAATATCAACATCAAATCTTCGGGCTTCCCATGGCATGTTCACCAAACTATCAATTGCCAAAAAGGCTCGCCACAGTATCCATTCAAAATATGCGGGAGCTTCACCTTGAGGAATTAATCCACCACGTGCGCGAGGGCGCTGTAGCGCCTGCATATACTCATGGATTTCTTCCCATTGCTGTGCTTGGTTTTGGGCATACTGAATCTCGCGTAACTCGAATATTCTTTGCTCGAATGTATACCTTATTTGATTTACTTCTTGAACCGGAAGTTCGTTCAGATTTGCAGGAACAGGTTGTTCAACGCCGAATTCCCGGCGCAACGCTTCCGCTAATTCTATAACAACAGCCGCAGCACCAGTTAAATTGTCAGTAGGTAATGCCGCACCTTGCCAAAATCTTGATAAATATTGTCGCCCAGTTAAAAACTGAAACGGCGCTGCCATAATCTGTCTTACTAATGACAATCTGTGATCGGCAATACCTATACCGCGCCCAACGTCCGAAAACAAACCTGTTAATTTAAAATAACGAAAATTTGTATCTGCATAATCATTTAAGGTACTTTCATTTTGCGATGCACTTGCCGCCTCAGCGCGTACCTGATTTTGAAAATTTCTTCTCTCCCGTCCTTGAAGTGATGCTTCTTCTGCACGATAACAAGAAATAATTTCAGCAGCTATCGCAGCATGTTCTTCACTTCCAAGAAGCTGCACAATACTTGCCATCTCATTCTTGGTTATTCTTAACTCTAAGCCACGTCTTTCCAATTCGATAAACACAGATAAAACTATGCGCAATGGATTGAAAGGCGGCACATCCACAAATTCTTCAACCGCAGAAGGTACTTGTTGTGCCAGCAACCCTCTCAAGAAACACTCTTGCTCCGCCGGCAACGAAGCTGCTTCAATCAATCGCCTACCATTGGCTGTTATCGTATATGCTGACGCAGTAACATGGTTATCCCTTAACAATTCTTCATCTGGTGTTATAAAGCCAAGTTGAGTAAGGCAGGCTCGCCATTTTCTGCCCATATCGGAAACATCCGCATCCTGGTTATCTTCTAGTCTAGACATAGAAACAACGCCCGCATCATTCAGTACTCGGGCGAATCGATTTTCATGCTCATTTCCTTTTAAATTAGTTAACCCAGCAACATCAAGCGCTCTCAAGGCATACTTTATCCTGTAGGCAGACCTAACCGTTGTATTGCCGACATACCATGCTTTCGGGAGTCGCGGAAGCGTTTCTAGCATGTTCAATACCCCACAAATAAATATTCCTGTACTTTATTGCGATTGTCATTTACTTTGTGCCCTTGGTTACCAAAAGAATATCGGTGATCAACAACAACAACTTCAACTTGATTTTTGTACTTCGCCATCAATTCGATCATTTGCTCTTGCGTCGGCAGAGAATTAGATGAGTAAGAAACAATGAGCACACTATCTTTGTGTTGCCTAAACAAACAATCAAAGGCATCATAGGCTGCTGTTGCCGTTGAAAATGGTGTTGGATAGCTTTTGAACTTCTTTGTCTTTGTGTGTTGCTGAATTTCAACACCTTTCCAATCTCTAGCAAGGCCCTCTAGGAAATGGTATCTTCGCACATATTCATTATCTGAAAGCGGACTGTAATAAGGCGGGTCAATATATACTAGATCAGCTGTGTGACGAAGACTCATAGCATCTCCGTGTACTGCTCGATTTGTTTTTCCGTTATCAAAAACCGCCCCATTAATCTGGCGAATAGCTGTCAAAAACTGATCTTGCAACGTCATTCTCAAATCTTTACGGCCATCGTCATACCGGAATCCTGTATAAGTAAAGATACCTCTTGGACGCTTTTTAAGGCATGCACGTATCAGTGCCGCCATAGCAACATCTCGTTTGGCCGCGCCTTGCAAATTCTTTATATTGGCACGTACTCTGTCAATAAAGCAATTATCTTCATCCGAAAAATAAAGTCCTTGGAAAGTAGACGCAACAAAATCGTCTGTTTTAGTGTCTTGGAGCAGTTTTTCTATATCAGCTTTCGATAAAGTAGCATTGTTATTTTGAATGGTTGCGCGAGCAAAGCAGGCCGAAAAAGCCATATAATCATTCGAAAGAACCTGTTTTCCCTGAGCCTTCATCATATAGCCAACAACGCCACTTCCAGAAAAAAGGTCTAGAACGCTGCTAAAATTGAACTGAGAAGCAACATTCCATATATCTCCAATAAGATTTTGTTTACTACCCATATATCGGGTAGCGGGTAACTTCTTCATTTGTGTTGGTAAGATTACAGGTGTCTCAAGTACAAAGAGTCTCTTTTTAGGTTCAATCGTTACAATAACATCTTCGCCACTGCGCTTAGTAGCATCACAATTGATATAACGCCGTGTATTGAATATCTCGACTTTATATTTGTCAAAAAGTTCATGAACCAAAGGATGATTAGAATTTGTTAACACCACATGACAACCCAATTCATGCAAACGATTGATCTCTTCTGCTAACTCTCTGTGATCTTCTTCGTAAAATTGTTCTTTAGTATATCGCTTGAAGTCAGCATATTTTGATACTGGCAAATATGGTGGGTCAAGAAAAATGAAATCTCCAGCCTCAGCTGTTTCTCGCAATACTGTCTTATAATCTCCTAGCAAAATCTGAGCCTGTGCAAGTTTGCTACTCGCTGCTCGCAG of Anaeromusa acidaminophila DSM 3853 contains these proteins:
- a CDS encoding AlwI family type II restriction endonuclease, which encodes MLETLPRLPKAWYVGNTTVRSAYRIKYALRALDVAGLTNLKGNEHENRFARVLNDAGVVSMSRLEDNQDADVSDMGRKWRACLTQLGFITPDEELLRDNHVTASAYTITANGRRLIEAASLPAEQECFLRGLLAQQVPSAVEEFVDVPPFNPLRIVLSVFIELERRGLELRITKNEMASIVQLLGSEEHAAIAAEIISCYRAEEASLQGRERRNFQNQVRAEAASASQNESTLNDYADTNFRYFKLTGLFSDVGRGIGIADHRLSLVRQIMAAPFQFLTGRQYLSRFWQGAALPTDNLTGAAAVVIELAEALRREFGVEQPVPANLNELPVQEVNQIRYTFEQRIFELREIQYAQNQAQQWEEIHEYMQALQRPRARGGLIPQGEAPAYFEWILWRAFLAIDSLVNMPWEARRFDVDIDFRPRFTAPGGGPDMIFEFEEFVLVVEVTLTSSSRQEAAEGEPVRRHVAQYVDQYPDKEVYGLFVANTIDTNTAETFRIGVWYRNDDSSLALRIVPFTLEQFAEMFGQAFRCQGRLNPELLYDLLIRCRAESNAIAPEWKRAIGRNVARMCRSFS
- a CDS encoding DUF6979 family protein; this encodes MGQYGEVAVSSAKLMAEGNLSPLAAWNLACINVIASASSRKKGCPRKAFLGLCAAGFLNSTAINDYDVEEAINSKNGKYATVAVDLLRAQPQLAKSKQTLWFKVLKSFGDDLGKKHNGQMDVVVSLWEKGYIANNLS
- a CDS encoding Dam family site-specific DNA-(adenine-N6)-methyltransferase, which translates into the protein MFPAEKKSVRAFPRPILKWAGGKQQIIDLLLARTPSKYGKYIEPFFGGGALFFALQTDKAVIADSNPELINLYNIVASDVDTVISHLREMPNDKEFFYKVRSANVEEMSDALKAARTIYLNRTCFNGLYRVNRQGQFNVPFGHYKKPLICDEDNLRAASSKLAQAQILLGDYKTVLRETAEAGDFIFLDPPYLPVSKYADFKRYTKEQFYEEDHRELAEEINRLHELGCHVVLTNSNHPLVHELFDKYKVEIFNTRRYINCDATKRSGEDVIVTIEPKKRLFVLETPVILPTQMKKLPATRYMGSKQNLIGDIWNVASQFNFSSVLDLFSGSGVVGYMMKAQGKQVLSNDYMAFSACFARATIQNNNATLSKADIEKLLQDTKTDDFVASTFQGLYFSDEDNCFIDRVRANIKNLQGAAKRDVAMAALIRACLKKRPRGIFTYTGFRYDDGRKDLRMTLQDQFLTAIRQINGAVFDNGKTNRAVHGDAMSLRHTADLVYIDPPYYSPLSDNEYVRRYHFLEGLARDWKGVEIQQHTKTKKFKSYPTPFSTATAAYDAFDCLFRQHKDSVLIVSYSSNSLPTQEQMIELMAKYKNQVEVVVVDHRYSFGNQGHKVNDNRNKVQEYLFVGY
- a CDS encoding DUF262 domain-containing protein yields the protein MAFQTPLTINEVISEIHAKKYLLPSIQREFVWDTDQITKLFDSLMREYPINAFLFWKVSRENIKEFRFYEFLRDYHQRNKRHNEKADLSGSEDIIAVLDGQQRLTSLYIGLKGSYAYKLSYKRWDNEQAYPTRKLYLNLLKPSEDAEYEYDFEFLTDSEAKANDDDYHWFKVGDMLDMKSLSDVMKYWSKNIVSKDVANEKMDFANDALSKLYAIIHVNPTVSYYLEQSKELDKVLNIFIRVNSGGTTLSYSDLLLSFATAQWEKRDAREEINKFVDEINEIGNGFNVNKDFVLKACLVLSDFTDITFKVDNFNRSNMLKIEDNWDDITKAIRDAVRLIASFGFSRENITSNNLIIPIACYLKNIGLPDNFEVSSSKISDRAKIKKWFTLSLLKRVFSFMPDGVLKPIRDIVKRNTTGEFPLDEIIKHFKGTNRTLVFTDEDINNLLYTKYGHGDTLVILSILYPWADLRNNFHIDHIFPKSAFTQKKLEKRGIKSDDIGDFLDNYNYIGNLQLLEAIPNIEKNNTDFDVWMKNTIAADAVDDYKKKHYIPKNIDLSFSNFLEFVEKREELFINQLSKELL